GTAAACTTCATTGAGTTGTTTTTATTTGCATCAAATATCCAAATGCCCCAGGTGGTTTTAAGCACTTTCATGCTTCTGTTTTCACCTATTGGAGtatcctattgatttcaactgCATGTTTTTTTTCTGATTACCTGCAGCCTGAACAATGTTGAAGGCCTTCAAGCATGAGCTGGAAATTTCTTTTTCCCTGCTATACGCCATTTTTAGTCTACACATATGAGAAGAAATGTGTAGCAGAACCACCAAATTCTGTGAACCTTGCATGTAAGCCACAGGCATTTTACCATATCCATGCCTTTTGCCTACTATTGGTTTCATATTGCCCCTTCATGACTCAGTATCTGTATTCAACATAAAGTGctcaaatgaaaaattaacATGATGTTCATTCAATAACTTTGTTGATGACTTTATTTTGATATCCCTTTTTACAGCTGATGGCATCAAAAGGTGGAGAAAGTATAGGTGTTCATGAAAGTTCTTtgcctttcttctctttttgggCTGGTCTTTATATTTCCCTGTGTCCTCCTCTGTTTCCATGTTCCAGGTTGGCAGACATGTCAACTTTTGCAAAGGccataaaattgtaaaatctcATAACTAATGACTCTAACATCATACTTTCAGTTTTCAATCTATAgggaaaaataaggaaagatgCATGAGTCCTTGTTCCTGGTAGGTCATTAAATTATAGCTTCAtcttcaacaaaatttatattcttCAAACAAGCAAAATTGGAACTGCATATCTAAATTTAACATAATACAATACAATAATTAAACTATTTTAGATTCTACCGGGCACAAGTTCATTAATCCCCTTCCTGCAAAATGAGATTTGTATCACAAATATGAGTAGTCCTTGTGGTTGGTTGGTTTTCCATGAGCTTCACATGATACTGCAAGTTTCATCACGGTTATCTCGAACAATTGTGTAATAATACTGTGGCACACCAGCTTGATAAGTTGGCCAAACCATTGGCTGCACTCCAGGTTCAGTCAtcttctcctcctccttttTCTCGTCCACGGATGAGACGCTTAAAAGTTCAGCAAACTTGACTTTCTTCCTTAGTAAACATGTCAAGTTAACTGAATCTAAGCTATCACCAATTACAACAATTTGATCATTGTCTTCACCTCCAAAAGCTATTGATTCAACACCTATACCACCAAAATTCAACCACAAGGCACTGTtatctaatttaatattaagaCTTTGTTTAACAATAAACACAGTACGAGCAAATTAAAACTACATATATTACCTGGTGCACCAACTGCAGCCTGCATAACTTTGGTCCTGGACTTCTTTTCACCATTGAAGCTGACCTTGATCACTACCTTTTGCTGCAAAAATCCAACAAAAATTATCATCACACCCCACATATCAACTACTTGATCAGGAGAACTGAAAACTATCTCATGCATACAACACATACCTTCATCTCCTCTCTCTGTTAAGCAGAAAAATTTTGCCCAGAAACACTACTCTTTCGCTGGCAAAATTATGAGGTGTGGTCTTCTGTTGTGCAATTCTGCGACGGTCTATGTCCCAAGTTGAGGCAATTTATAGGCCAACACTAACCGCGTAATGGCCATGTGGGTGGACTGCCCACAAATATATGAGTGTGTTTACATAGATAAAGAGCGAGTACTCTTCTTCCAAGTTGCATCCCATTTCTGAAAAAGTGATTGtgaattttaaaacaattaaccATTGACAAGGAAGTCAAGAAAAGTAGAGTAATTAGAGGCACCTGGAGGTTGGCCCAATGCCTAAAAGAAGAACCTTCATAAATCACTATCCTTTCATATATACAAAAGTTGATCAGTGTTTGgaatcttcatctttttccatttgtttccttttttacttttggAATGGTGATCATGACGGGGCTACGTATGTTGATCTTTTCATTTCATGTA
The sequence above is drawn from the Vitis riparia cultivar Riparia Gloire de Montpellier isolate 1030 chromosome 15, EGFV_Vit.rip_1.0, whole genome shotgun sequence genome and encodes:
- the LOC117931816 gene encoding heavy metal-associated isoprenylated plant protein 47-like; protein product: MKQKVVIKVSFNGEKKSRTKVMQAAVGAPGVESIAFGGEDNDQIVVIGDSLDSVNLTCLLRKKVKFAELLSVSSVDEKKEEEKMTEPGVQPMVWPTYQAGVPQYYYTIVRDNRDETCSIM